A genomic stretch from Dissulfurispira thermophila includes:
- the phnD gene encoding phosphate/phosphite/phosphonate ABC transporter substrate-binding protein, producing MRRLNLIIYILFVFAYLICIPYESSAQQEKVLKIGVASMITPVDAVKYYQEIIDYIGEQIKQPVQMIHRRTYDEMDTMLERGEVKVAFICSAPYVKNREKFGIELLVAPSVNGKATYHSYIIVHKDSPIQSFPELKGKFFAFTDPKSNTGKLYPTYLLKTMGTTPEKFFKKIMYSYSHNKSVEFVAKKIVDGAAVESIVYEYMLKKNSPYAKQTKVIKRSQPYGIPPVVVTNDIDAGLKKKIKEVLLNMHKTEKGRAILRAMMIDGFVEIQDSAYNSIREMEKSVKNNETAVRKTNGRKVVLFGVIPRDNPRILYEKYQPLLDYLSEETPYSYELVIKKNYEETVEALGHGEIEVALLGPLTYLEAKARYGAICILKPRGIDGNASYKSVIIKRKDSNIKSTDELRGKSMAFSASKSTSGNLMPRYMLANSGIHLNELSNYANFDYHDSVVKAVLKGQYDAGAVRDSVARKYIKLGLHVIAESPEIPTGPLVVGPGTPFSIIENIKRALLDLNPNNPRHQKILKRLDDDFRNGFIEALDKDYADIRAKINAVPQTCGKGCHPKIKL from the coding sequence TGTTGAAAATAGGTGTGGCATCCATGATTACTCCTGTTGATGCTGTCAAATATTATCAGGAGATAATTGATTACATAGGTGAACAGATAAAACAGCCTGTCCAGATGATCCACAGAAGGACATATGATGAGATGGATACCATGCTCGAAAGGGGAGAAGTCAAGGTTGCATTTATTTGTTCTGCGCCATATGTTAAGAATCGTGAAAAATTCGGGATTGAACTCCTTGTTGCACCAAGTGTTAATGGTAAGGCAACATATCATTCATATATAATTGTTCATAAGGATAGCCCAATACAATCATTCCCGGAATTGAAAGGGAAATTTTTTGCATTTACTGACCCAAAGTCCAATACAGGCAAACTTTATCCAACATATCTTCTTAAGACGATGGGCACTACACCCGAGAAATTCTTTAAAAAAATTATGTATAGTTACAGCCATAACAAGTCTGTGGAATTTGTAGCAAAGAAAATCGTAGATGGGGCTGCTGTTGAAAGCATTGTCTATGAATATATGCTTAAAAAAAATTCACCGTATGCAAAACAGACAAAGGTTATAAAGCGGTCTCAGCCCTACGGTATTCCTCCTGTTGTGGTAACAAATGATATTGATGCAGGTCTTAAAAAGAAAATAAAAGAGGTTCTTCTGAATATGCATAAAACAGAAAAAGGCAGGGCAATCCTGAGGGCAATGATGATAGACGGATTCGTCGAAATACAAGACAGTGCTTATAATTCAATAAGGGAGATGGAGAAGTCTGTAAAAAATAACGAGACTGCTGTCAGGAAAACAAATGGTAGAAAAGTAGTTTTGTTTGGAGTAATACCAAGAGACAATCCGAGGATATTATATGAAAAATATCAGCCGCTTTTGGACTATCTTTCAGAAGAAACCCCTTATTCTTACGAACTCGTCATAAAGAAGAATTATGAAGAAACTGTTGAGGCACTTGGGCATGGAGAGATCGAGGTTGCACTACTGGGTCCTCTTACATACTTGGAGGCTAAGGCAAGATATGGAGCAATATGCATACTTAAGCCAAGAGGGATTGATGGAAATGCATCTTATAAAAGCGTAATAATAAAAAGAAAAGATTCGAATATAAAAAGCACTGATGAGTTGAGAGGTAAAAGCATGGCATTTTCTGCTTCAAAATCCACATCAGGAAATCTAATGCCCCGATATATGCTTGCAAATTCAGGGATTCACCTCAATGAATTGAGTAACTATGCAAATTTTGATTACCATGATTCAGTTGTCAAGGCAGTTTTAAAGGGGCAGTATGATGCTGGTGCTGTCCGAGATTCAGTGGCAAGGAAGTACATAAAATTAGGTCTGCATGTTATTGCGGAGTCTCCCGAAATTCCAACAGGTCCGCTTGTTGTGGGTCCCGGGACGCCATTTTCTATAATAGAAAATATAAAAAGAGCACTGCTTGATTTGAATCCTAATAATCCAAGGCATCAAAAGATATTGAAGAGACTTGATGATGACTTCAGAAATGGTTTCATAGAGGCATTAGATAAGGATTATGCAGATATACGGGCAAAAATCAATGCAGTCCCCCAGACATGCGGCAAAGGCTGTCATCCGAAGATAAAACTATGA